From a region of the Alnus glutinosa chromosome 1, dhAlnGlut1.1, whole genome shotgun sequence genome:
- the LOC133866066 gene encoding uncharacterized protein LOC133866066: MLKMGVFQSLGLGRCINRESRRKKDLGGASNDSEPRRKKELGGASISLDTSLQLSRDISVRIVHAGGREELYQNAVPASQVMEKYPGMYVARSEVFKNPHESLLCPEEDLLPGQKYYIIPSTTAQKLKRRHPEKSKGEEEKWDWNFTIDAGRESMEDSICHASDFFASKARWSRDSRCSPRKCVKGKKPFRPPLPKAKSCRGLGWEPSLTSVQELSP; this comes from the coding sequence ATGCTGAAGATGGGTGTTTTTCAGTCGCTGGGGCTCGGCCGGTGCATCAACAGAGAATCTAGAAGGAAGAAAGACTTGGGAGGAGCTTCCAATGACAGTGAAcctagaagaaagaaagaactgGGAGGAGCTTCCATATCATTGGACACGAGCTTACAATTATCAAGAGATATATCTGTGAGGATAGTTCATGCAGGTGGGCGGGAGGAACTGTACCAAAATGCAGTTCCTGCATCTCAGGTGATGGAAAAGTATCCTGGGATGTATGTTGCGCGGTCAGAAGTTTTCAAAAATCCACACGAGTCCCTATTATGTCCAGAAGAAGATCTCTTGCCTGGTCAGAAATACTATATAATCCCATCCACTACTGCACAGAAATTGAAGCGTAGACACCCAGAGAAGTCCAAAGGCGAAGAAGAAAAGTGGGATTGGAACTTCACCATCGATGCTGGTCGAGAAAGTATGGAGGACTCTATTTGTCATGCAAGCGACTTTTTTGCCTCTAAGGCAAGGTGGTCAAGAGACTCAAGATGTTCACCAAGAAAATGTGTTAAAGGAAAAAAGCCTTTTAGACCTCCCCTCCCAAAGGCAAAATCATGCAGAGGATTAGGGTGGGAACCCAGCCTAACTTCTGTACAGGAGCTCTCTCCGTGA